Proteins from a genomic interval of Papaver somniferum cultivar HN1 chromosome 4, ASM357369v1, whole genome shotgun sequence:
- the LOC113276425 gene encoding uncharacterized protein LOC113276425 isoform X1, with protein sequence MTTEALRDLNSLPGSERRNESSTKASLPKFTDSTDENLDKLQRKSSPPLASAPIKEEEIGNTVVAEVEYIESEQLTDLENMDKCVSGLLAGLESKDWVVVCESLNNVRRLSIFHKEAMLDTLVNVISLVEKSLKNPRSAVCKTAIMTSEDIFKAYGDHIIDSIDPLIVQLLLKSSQDKRFVCEAAEKALVAMTTWISPTLLVPKMLPHLKHRNPRIRAKASMCFCRSVPRLGTEGIIAYGIDKLIQIAAAQLTDQLPESREAARTLLLELRVVYEKSPLLSTATAEPKAEATAEPKAEATAEESEQQPEMVTWESYCLSKLSRLNAQAVTRVTQSIVTKQGVSVDS encoded by the exons ATGACAACAGAGGCTCTCAGAGATCTTAACTCACTACCTGGATCCGAGAGGAGAAATGAAAGTTCCACTAAAGCTAGCTTACCAAAGTTCACTGATAGCACCGACGAGAATCTCGATAAGTTACAGAGGAAAAGTTCCCCTCCCCTTGCCTCGGCTCCAATCAAAGAAGAGGAAATTGGGAATACTGTAGTAGCAGAAGTAGAATATATAGAGTCTGAGCAGCTTACCGACTTGGAGAATATGGATAAATGTGTCAGT GGATTGCTTGCAGGACTAGAGTCCAAGGATTGGGTAGTGGTGTGCGAGTCACTCAACAATGTGCGGCGGTTATCAATATTTCACAAAGAAGCAATGCTTGATACTTT GGTGAATGTGATTTCCCTTGTTGAGAAATCCTTGAAGAATCCAAGAAGTGCTGTCTGTAAAACAGCCATTATGACATCTGAAGACATTTTCAAAGCTTATGGTGATCATATCATTGACTCTATTGACCCTCTT ATTGTTCAGCTTCTTCTGAAGTCTTCACAAGACAAGCGCTTTGTATGTGAAGCTGCTGAGAAAGCTCTGGTGGCAATGACTACTTGGATCTCCCCTACTTTACTAGTTCCAAAGATGCTGCCGCATCTCAAGCATAGGAACCCCCGAATACGAGCGAAAGCATCAATGTGTTTCTGTCGAAGTGTACCACGGCTA GGAACAGAAGGAATTATAGCTTATGGTATTGATAAGTTGATCCAGATAGCTGCTGCCCAACTTACTGACCAGCTTCCTGAATCTAGGGAGGCAGCTCGAACCCTCCTTTTGGAACTTCGTGTTGTGTATGAGAAATCACCACTTCTCTCCACAGCAACAGCAGAACCGAAAGCAGAAGCAACAGCTGAACCAAAAGCAGAAGCAACAGCTGAAGAATCTGAGCAGCAACCGGAGATGGTTACTTGGGAGAGCTACTGCCTGTCTAAGCTCTCTCGTTTGAATGCTCAAGCTGTCACCCGTGTTACCCAAAGTATCGTCACTAAGCAGGGTGTTTCTGTGGACTCATAA
- the LOC113276425 gene encoding uncharacterized protein LOC113276425 isoform X2, whose protein sequence is MTTEALRDLNSLPGSERRNESSTKASLPKFTDSTDENLDKLQRKSSPPLASAPIKEEEIGNTVVAEVEYIESEQLTDLENMDKCGLLAGLESKDWVVVCESLNNVRRLSIFHKEAMLDTLVNVISLVEKSLKNPRSAVCKTAIMTSEDIFKAYGDHIIDSIDPLIVQLLLKSSQDKRFVCEAAEKALVAMTTWISPTLLVPKMLPHLKHRNPRIRAKASMCFCRSVPRLGTEGIIAYGIDKLIQIAAAQLTDQLPESREAARTLLLELRVVYEKSPLLSTATAEPKAEATAEPKAEATAEESEQQPEMVTWESYCLSKLSRLNAQAVTRVTQSIVTKQGVSVDS, encoded by the exons ATGACAACAGAGGCTCTCAGAGATCTTAACTCACTACCTGGATCCGAGAGGAGAAATGAAAGTTCCACTAAAGCTAGCTTACCAAAGTTCACTGATAGCACCGACGAGAATCTCGATAAGTTACAGAGGAAAAGTTCCCCTCCCCTTGCCTCGGCTCCAATCAAAGAAGAGGAAATTGGGAATACTGTAGTAGCAGAAGTAGAATATATAGAGTCTGAGCAGCTTACCGACTTGGAGAATATGGATAAATGT GGATTGCTTGCAGGACTAGAGTCCAAGGATTGGGTAGTGGTGTGCGAGTCACTCAACAATGTGCGGCGGTTATCAATATTTCACAAAGAAGCAATGCTTGATACTTT GGTGAATGTGATTTCCCTTGTTGAGAAATCCTTGAAGAATCCAAGAAGTGCTGTCTGTAAAACAGCCATTATGACATCTGAAGACATTTTCAAAGCTTATGGTGATCATATCATTGACTCTATTGACCCTCTT ATTGTTCAGCTTCTTCTGAAGTCTTCACAAGACAAGCGCTTTGTATGTGAAGCTGCTGAGAAAGCTCTGGTGGCAATGACTACTTGGATCTCCCCTACTTTACTAGTTCCAAAGATGCTGCCGCATCTCAAGCATAGGAACCCCCGAATACGAGCGAAAGCATCAATGTGTTTCTGTCGAAGTGTACCACGGCTA GGAACAGAAGGAATTATAGCTTATGGTATTGATAAGTTGATCCAGATAGCTGCTGCCCAACTTACTGACCAGCTTCCTGAATCTAGGGAGGCAGCTCGAACCCTCCTTTTGGAACTTCGTGTTGTGTATGAGAAATCACCACTTCTCTCCACAGCAACAGCAGAACCGAAAGCAGAAGCAACAGCTGAACCAAAAGCAGAAGCAACAGCTGAAGAATCTGAGCAGCAACCGGAGATGGTTACTTGGGAGAGCTACTGCCTGTCTAAGCTCTCTCGTTTGAATGCTCAAGCTGTCACCCGTGTTACCCAAAGTATCGTCACTAAGCAGGGTGTTTCTGTGGACTCATAA